The Halobacterium sp. CBA1132 genome has a segment encoding these proteins:
- a CDS encoding DUF63 family protein — protein MTFPETDRERAWTAVVGVALAALVAGSILFPDSVYGGFVWHYFWGPVVADANGAQCAAWNGGAVRLLYNSSACTAAAEPVAYPGYTLVSEVGYAVTLLVSLVGVTFLLDHLEVGEDLDLLYALFPFVLLGGALRVVEDANDAAAAAPGVEQFLDYPANTLIISPVIYFVMFAITLAALVACVSLARRTTVFEDYYRPLAATGTALLTATVGFLVYLSATTEYVSLHPQFTLLTVLFATIITAVVWYAVRRYLPDVASGTELAGAVVLWAHAVDGVANVIGLDWAAELGLPYDLVAKHPVNAAVVDITQNVLPASIIHYTGDAWPFLLVKIAAALFVLWLFDDQLRAEAPRYFTLMLVAVIAVGLGPGSRDMLRATFGI, from the coding sequence ATGACTTTCCCCGAGACCGACCGCGAACGCGCGTGGACCGCGGTCGTCGGCGTCGCGCTCGCCGCCCTCGTCGCCGGGTCGATTCTGTTCCCCGACAGCGTCTACGGCGGCTTCGTCTGGCACTACTTCTGGGGTCCTGTTGTCGCCGACGCCAACGGCGCGCAGTGCGCCGCGTGGAACGGCGGCGCCGTCCGACTCCTCTACAACTCCAGCGCGTGCACCGCCGCGGCCGAACCCGTCGCCTACCCCGGCTACACGCTCGTCTCCGAGGTCGGGTACGCCGTCACGCTGCTCGTCTCGCTGGTCGGCGTCACGTTCCTCCTCGACCACCTCGAAGTCGGCGAGGACCTCGACCTGCTGTACGCGCTGTTCCCGTTCGTCCTGCTCGGCGGCGCGCTCCGCGTCGTCGAGGACGCCAACGACGCCGCCGCGGCCGCCCCGGGCGTCGAGCAGTTCCTCGACTACCCCGCGAACACGCTCATCATCAGCCCCGTCATCTACTTCGTGATGTTCGCCATCACGCTCGCCGCGCTCGTCGCGTGCGTGTCCCTCGCGCGCCGCACCACCGTCTTCGAGGACTACTACCGCCCGCTCGCCGCCACCGGCACCGCGCTCCTCACGGCGACTGTCGGCTTCCTCGTCTACCTCTCCGCGACCACCGAGTACGTCTCCCTCCATCCCCAGTTCACGCTGCTCACGGTCCTGTTCGCCACGATTATCACGGCCGTCGTCTGGTACGCCGTCCGCCGCTACCTCCCGGACGTCGCCTCCGGCACCGAACTCGCCGGCGCCGTCGTCCTCTGGGCGCACGCCGTCGACGGCGTCGCGAACGTCATCGGCCTCGACTGGGCCGCCGAACTCGGCCTCCCGTACGACCTCGTGGCCAAACACCCCGTCAACGCCGCCGTCGTCGACATTACCCAGAACGTCCTCCCCGCCTCCATCATCCACTACACGGGCGACGCGTGGCCGTTCCTCCTCGTCAAAATCGCCGCCGCGCTGTTCGTCCTCTGGCTGTTCGACGACCAACTCCGCGCCGAAGCCCCACGCTACTTCACGCTCATGCTCGTCGCCGTCATCGCTGTTGGGTTAGGTCCAGGAAGTCGGGATATGCTGCGTGCGACGTTCGGGATATAA
- a CDS encoding Lrp/AsnC family transcriptional regulator, translating into MELDETDREILRALQADARKPFSEIAREIEMSSATVHDRVNRMEEAGVIRGYHADIDPKEAGFGTSAVVGLRVEQGREQEALDRLADIDGVQEIHLTTGEWDIVLRVVAEDTGTLRELMFEEIADVDGFARSQTMVVLATEYESHELPL; encoded by the coding sequence ATGGAGTTAGACGAAACGGACCGCGAGATTCTGCGCGCGCTCCAAGCGGACGCCCGCAAGCCGTTCAGCGAGATCGCCCGCGAAATCGAGATGTCGAGCGCGACCGTCCACGACCGCGTCAACCGCATGGAGGAAGCCGGCGTCATCCGCGGCTACCACGCCGACATCGACCCGAAGGAAGCCGGCTTCGGCACCTCCGCGGTCGTCGGCCTGCGCGTCGAACAGGGCCGCGAACAGGAGGCGCTCGACCGCCTCGCGGACATCGACGGCGTCCAAGAGATACACCTCACGACCGGCGAGTGGGACATCGTCCTCCGTGTCGTCGCCGAGGACACCGGCACGCTCCGCGAACTCATGTTCGAGGAGATCGCGGACGTCGACGGGTTCGCGCGCTCCCAGACGATGGTCGTCCTCGCCACCGAGTACGAGTCCCACGAACTCCCGCTGTAG